From a region of the Gossypium raimondii isolate GPD5lz chromosome 10, ASM2569854v1, whole genome shotgun sequence genome:
- the LOC105775420 gene encoding uncharacterized protein LOC105775420: MADAFSDRAMFYLRVMFAWFLRIFDNGSLLAELQVKPTWVDQIRVKQLSDESLVPHFRHTEDSRTSNFGLNSDGVLYFRCWICMPNDVELRLSIMREAHSSLYAMHPCGNKMYRDLQESSQGSEYPIGFQYCVASSDRLSDHVIQILEDMLRSCVINFWGSWEDYLSLAEFACNNNFQVSIQMEPYEAFYSPTGRHKSYTDLKRHDIEYSVSDQVILKVSPWKKVFQFGRKDKLSPRFIGPYHILKCIRSISYQIKLPAKLNRIHDVFHVSMLRRYQSDPSHIVPVEENLTFEEEHVQILDQDVKVLQRKIIPLVKILWRNHDIEEATWEPEDSIRQ, encoded by the exons ATGGCCGATGCCTTTAGTGATAGAGCAATGTTTTATCTGAGAGTGATGTTTGCTTGGTTTTTAAGGATATTTGATAATGGTAGTCTTCTAGCTGAGTTACAAGTTAAGCCAACCTGGGTTGATCAGATTAGAGTTAAGCAGTTGAGTGATGAATCTCTGGTTCCTCATTTTCGTCATACTGAGGATAGTAGAACTTCTAATTTTGGACTGAATAGTGACGGGGTTTTGTATTTTAGGTGTTGGATCTGTATGCCTAATGATGTTGAGTTGCGGCTGTCAATTATGCGAGAAGCACATAGTAGCctttatgctatgcatccctGTGGGAATAAGATGTACAGAGATCTCC AAGAATCTTCACAAGGCTCTGAGTACCCGATTGGATTTCAATACTGCGTAGCATCCTCAGATAGACTGTCTGATCATGTTATTCAGATTCTAGAGGATATGTTGCGGAGTTGTGTAATTAACTTCTGgggtagttgggaggattatCTGTCGCTAGCTGAGTTTGCGTGTAATAACAACTTTCAGGTCAGCATTCAGATGGAACCTTACGAGGCTTTTTATAGCC CTACTGGTCGACATAAATCTTATACAGATTTAAAAAGGCATGATATTGAGTACTCTGTAAGTGATCAAGTAATTCTGAAAGTGTCTCCATGGAAAAAGGTTTTCCAGTTTGGACGTAAGGACAAGTTAAGCCCAAGGTTCATTGGACCTtatcatattttgaaatgtaTCAGATCTATTTCTTATCAGATAAAGTTACCTGCTAAGTTAAATCGTATTCATGACGTGTTCCACGTCTCTATGTTGAGACGATATCAGTCTGACCCCTCGCATATTGTCCCTGTTGAGGAGAATTTGACTTTTGAGGAGGAACATGTTCAAATTCTAGACCAAGATGTAAAGGTCTTACAGAGGAAAATCATTCCTCTGGTTAAGATCCTGTGGCGGAATCATGACATCGAAGAAGCCACTTGGGAGCCTGAGGATTCAATTCGTCAGTAA